The window GCGCTCCCGCCTCGCCCGATACGCGTAAGCCGTATAGAGCGAAGATATTCAGTTTGCGGGCATGCGGTGGCCAGACCGTCGGAGCGTTTCCTGCGCCAAAGGCCGTGAACTCCGCTTGGAGCTCGGGCATCTCGCGTTGGTTGTCGAGCAGGGAGACGACAACGAGCGTATAGTCGGCCAGGCGGAATGGGGCGGCGTCGGCATCGCGGATCACGAGTTCCCGCAATCGCGAGTCGAGCGCGGCGTAAGCAAAGGACCCATCGGTGTTCAATAGTAGGTTGCCTCTGACCAGAACGTTTCCGTTGCCGGTTCGCGGATTCTGTTGAACCACATAGGTTCGGGCGGGATCATAGGTTGTTGATGGAGTCATCGCTTCCCCAGTTCCTCGTACGCGCGTTGAATGTCGACGGCTTTGCGGTGCGCCAACTGTTGCAACTCCTCACCGAGATCCGCGACGCGATCGGGATGGTAGCGCTTCATCTGTTCGCGATAGGCGTGGGTGATCTCGTCGCGGGTCGCACCGCGTTCGATGCCCAGCACGCGGTGCGGATCCCATTCGCCGTCGCTCGACCCGGCGGACGGCCGGCGTGGCGGATTCGTCAGCCGCAGTTGCCTACGCGCCCAGAAGATAAACCCCAGCAGGACCGCGAGATCGTCGAGCAAGCCGATCAGGCCGAGGCGATCGGGGATCAAATCGATCGGCGACCGGATGTAGAGCAGCACCGCCAGGCCGACCGCGCCGATGCGCAGCCAGGTCATCGCTCTTTCGGTCGATCGAGCTGCTTGAGGTAGCGGAAGAACTCGCTGTTGGGCGAGAGGATCAGCGTGGTGCCGTCGGTGACCGAGTTGCGGTACGCCTCCAGCGTCCGCACCAACTGGTAGAAATCGATGTCGCGTCCGTAGGCGTCGGCGAAGATCTTCACCGCTTGCGCGTCACCCTTGCCGCGGGTGATCTCGGCTTGCTTGCGCGCCTCGGCGGTCAGGATTTGCACTTCCTTGTCCGACTCGGAGCGAATCTTGCGTGCTTCCTCGTCGCCTTCGGCACGGAACTTCTTCG is drawn from Deltaproteobacteria bacterium and contains these coding sequences:
- a CDS encoding dual specificity protein phosphatase family protein → MTPSTTYDPARTYVVQQNPRTGNGNVLVRGNLLLNTDGSFAYAALDSRLRELVIRDADAAPFRLADYTLVVVSLLDNQREMPELQAEFTAFGAGNAPTVWPPHARKLNIFALYGLRVSGEAGALMWMPVQGCVDAADCRQVQRDLFNFSAIVDEINSLMATGHHRVVYYHCINGFNRAGSLTACYLMKHMGRTRIEAMEEPPPAGALVVEHYWKLPYKTLAEWYAETIGK
- a CDS encoding J domain-containing protein produces the protein MTWLRIGAVGLAVLLYIRSPIDLIPDRLGLIGLLDDLAVLLGFIFWARRQLRLTNPPRRPSAGSSDGEWDPHRVLGIERGATRDEITHAYREQMKRYHPDRVADLGEELQQLAHRKAVDIQRAYEELGKR